The stretch of DNA GGGCTCGGCCCCCATAGCGCGGCCCCGGGCGCGGCGCCAAGGGCGGCAGTGATCTGTCGGTGGTCCCCGCTTCGGCGCGCTGCGATGAGCGCCTCGAACAGGTCGCCTTCGCAGTCGCCGATCCGACCGAGGCGGGCCCGCGCGCCCGCCCGCACCCGATGCGCCTTCGCCAAACCTGCCGGATCGTTGCGGCGGCTGAACTCGTCAATGGCGCTTTGCAGGCGGGTGTCGACTTCCAATAACCGCTCCGGGGAGGTGTAGACCACGAACTGGCATCGATAGCAGGTCGCCCATGGCGCCAGCGCGTCGCCTGCGATGCGGTCGAGCTCATCGACCAGTGGCCCTCCGGCGGCCACGTCGCCCGCCGAAAGGAAAGCCTCGCAACCGATCAGCAGCAGTTCGGCGTGCAGCGATTCGTCAGCGGCCGCCAACGCTGCACCGTGAGCGGCCTGGGTGCCCGCAGAGACCAGCTCGTCGCGATCGAGGGCCCGCCGCGCCGATGCGGCATAGCGGTGGGCCGACCGCAGGGCGAGATCGCCAGTGGGGGTGCCCAATTCGAGTCGATAGGAGTGCGCGGCTTCCAGATTCCGGGCGATGATCTCGTCGGATTCGAACGCCACGCCTGAGCCGCCCGCTTCGACCCAATCGGCCAGCCGCTCGTGCAGATCCGCGCGGTCAGACTTCAGCAGTCGACGGTAGGCCACGTCGCGGATGAGGACGTGGTGGAAGCGCCAGACCGGCTCGTCGCCGACGTAGGCCCCACTGGGTTGCGCGAGTTCGAGGCGTCGAAGCCGGTTGAGGGACACCATGATCTCCGCTGCGCTTGCACGGGCGAGGGCGGACACCGCCTCGGGCGAGAAGTCGTTGCCGATTACCGATGCGACTTCCAGGACGCGACGGTCGGAGGCGTTGAGCCGTTCCAGTCGTGACGCGAGCAAGGCGTGGATCGTCGGCGGGATCGTGATCGCGTCGACGTCGATCGCAAGCCGCCAGCCCGTCGGCTCCTGCACCAGCACACCGTCGTGTGCGAGCATGCCGATCAGTTCCCGTACGAACAGCGGATTGCCTCCGGTCGACGACGGCAGCCGGTGCAGAAGTTCGGCGGGCAGCGCAGTCGCTCCGAGCACCTTGGCGGCGAGTTCGGCCGTTGCGTCGGCGTCGAGGCCGTCAAGGTGCACTGCCCCGGTTACCCACCGGCTAACGGTGCCGAGGTCGGGCCGGATCTCGCGGAGTTCGGGCCGTGCCAGGGCCAACAGCAGTATCGGCGCTTCCTGCACCCATTCCACGAGGTGCTCGATGAAATCCAGCAAAAGTGCGTCGGCCCATTGAATGTCGTCGAGAACCAAGATGACCGGGCAATCGGAAGCCAGCACCTCGACGAATCGCCGCAGTGCCCAGAAGTTCTCTTCGACCGAGCCTGGGACGCCCGTCACCAAGCCATTGAGGTCGCGCAGCAATCGGTCGCGCTCGGGAATGCTTGGGGGAATATCGGTTTCGAGATCGCTGGACCTCAGCACCTCCACGATCGGTGCCAGGGCGACCGTCCCCGCGACGTCGCACCGGACCGGGATGGTGCGCGCATCGCCTAGCGCACCGGTGAACTCCGCTGCCAACCGGCTCTTTCCGACACCGGGGTCGCCTATGACCGTGATCATCCGCGCCGCCCGTGCGGCGACGACCTCGTCGAGTACCGCCTGCAATCGCCGCGCCTCCTCGGCCCGGCCGACGAATGGAGTGGCATCGGTGTCCGACCGGCGGCCGAGCCACTGGTACACCGCAACTGGCGCGCTCCGCCCCTTCACCTGCACCGCGCCGAGCGACTCGTACCCGTGCCGTCCTCGTGTGGACCGCCAGGTTTCCTCGCCGACCACGACCCGTCCGCGCGGGCATTCAGCCTCGAGTCGGGCTCCGACGTTCAGCGCGTCGCCGACGAGGTCGGCATCGCCCGCCCCGACGACGACCTCGCCTGTGTTCACCGCAACGCGCAGCGCGAGTTCGACCCCATGGATTTCGATGACCATGGCTGCGAGGTCGACGAAATGCTCCTGCAACTCAACAGCGGCTTCGACGGCTTTAGCGGCGTCGTCCGGGCCGATCTCGGGCACACCCCAGACGGCCATGAAGCCGTCGCCGATGTACTTCGTCAGGCCCGCTCGGTGGTGCTCTGCGGTCGAGCGCAGTAGGTCGTGGTAGCGGCCGATGACCTCGCGCGCTGTCTCCGCGTCGACCTGCTCCTCGAAGCCGGTCGAACCGGCCAGGTCGGCGAACATGACAGTCACGGTCTTGCGGACCGGTCCTGCAGCCGGAACACCTTGTGGCACTTGACTGTCCAGCGGTGCACCGCACCCGCGGCAGAATCGCGCGCTTGCGCGGGCTTCCATACCGCATGTGGCGCACTCGCGGGCGAGTGACGCGCCACAGCCCTCGCAGAAGCGGGCGTCCTCCTCATTCGGTGTCCCGCAGGCGGCGCAGGTGCGGCGGTGCTCGACCATGGTCAGTCCGGCCTTAACGCAATGGCGTCGTGGTCTTCGATTGCCGTTGCGGCGCGATCGAGCATGACGCGCAACAGATCGAGTTGACGGTCGTTGGCGACGTCGATCCGGCCGGCGCCGATCACCGGGTAGCCGAAGCACCACGCCATAGTGAGCCGGTAGTCGCGCCGCAATTGCTCTCGGGGATAGTCGATTCCGTGTTCGGAAAGACGCTCGGCGTATCGCTCGAGTAGCCGATCTTCGCAACTGCGGCGAGTTTCAGCGGTGAGGCTCTGGCTCAGGAAGTAGCCGACGTCATACGCGCCACGGCCCCTCGCGGTGATCTGCCAGTCCAGCGCGGTCACCGGTGGGTCGCCACCGTCGACCGCAAAAAATAGTTGATCGAGCCGGAGGTCTCCATGCAGGAAGGTGTGGGGCGGGCGCGTGAGTTCGGTTAGGAGCCAGGGCATCAGCGACGGGAGCCTTTCGCCGTAGTCACGCAAAGTGGGGGAAAGATCCGACCCGAGACGCTCGAGGAATACTGGCCAGCCAGCCGTGTAGTTGCCGATGGCGACGTCCGGGAACGGCGGAGTGCTGTACGGCGTCAGCCACCGCAGCGACGCCAGGCGGTCGTTGGCCCACCAGTACGCGTGGTGACGGGCGATCGCGTCGATCACGATCTCGGCGTCCGCCGCGCTGCATCCGACGGTCTGGTCGGCGAGCCGAAGCCGACCCAGATCTTCGAGCACAAGGACGAAATCGTGGGTCGCCTCGTCGAAGGCGGCGAAGTGTGGGCGCGCGGGTGGCAGGGGATTGGCGATGCCAACTTGTTCGTAAAAGCGGACCTCTCGGAGATAGAAGTCGGCGGCTTCGCAAATTTTCAAGCGGACCTGGTTGTCGAGTGTGGGCAGTTTGACGATCACCGACGCGGGCACGTCCGGTCCGCCACGCAGATGGACGCGGAACAACCGGCCTAGCAGCCCGACGCCGATCGCGATCTGCTTGATCTCACATCCCCGCACGTCAGCCTGCAGTGCTTCGCTGAGCCAGGTTGGCGTTACAGATTGGGGATCGACTGGAATCCTCGGCATACGCTTCGCCTCCCCGTGGCGCCCCCCGCCAGCGAATCAATCCTACGAGATCAGGGCTCCATCAGGGCTAATACCGGGCCCGAGGTCGTCGGGATGGCAGACACACTGGCGTTTAAGCCGGCACGGGCTCCTTCGGCGTCACCCATGTCGGATCGATACCGTCGTCGAGCCTGCCGTCGGCCTTCGCATCGAGATAGCGGAAGTAGAGCACGCAGAAGACGACGATCAGCATCAAGCACCAGCCGTAAGTGAACTTCATGTACTCCAGGAAGCGACCGGTCGTCGGCCAGTGCCCGAGTAGCCACCGGTCCGCACTCATGAACCCGTAGATCGCCAGCCACGCCGGCCAGTTGCGAATCACCGAATTCGGCAGGACCACCGTCATCAAGAACGGGAACAGCATCATCGAGTAATAGCCCTGGCCCAGCGACAAAACCAGGTATGACGCGATCAACAGCACACCTGACGACGTTGCCATCCAGAACAGCGGATCACGCGCGCGGTAGTAGCGGTACAGCAGCCAGAGGCTGGCGATCGCCAAGGCCAGAAACGCGATGCGCAGCAAGAAGATCAGCCACCCTGGCAGCCCGTAGTAAATCCCATTGCCCTGAATCGAGCTGTTGAAATAATCGCGGATCGAGAAGATGTACGGAATCGTGCCGCGGACGAAGTTCATTGGATCGCTCACCATGAACCAGCCAATGACGTTGAACACGACCGGCACCACCACAGCGGTCACCAGCGCCCGCCACTGCCGGTTCAGCAACGGCAACAAAAGCAGCGGTCCCAGAAGCGGTTTCACCACGAGCGACAGTCCGATCGCCACGCCTGCCCACCACTGGTGATTGACCTTGCCGTCGAGCAGCCAGCGGAAGAACAACACCTCGAGTAGCAGGATGCAGCCGTTGATGTTGCCGAAAACCAGTGTGTTGACCACGCTTTCGGTGCAGAACATCGCGACGAGCAGAGCGGGCAGCGCCACCGACGTCCACGAAAACTTGAACAGCTGCACCAGCAGAACTGCCGCAATGACGATCGCGATCGTGTTAAACGTGATGAACCAGTACCGCGACGCGTCGACCGGCAGATAGCCGAAGGGCGCCATGATCAGCGTGCCGCCGGGCGGGTAAAGGTAGTGCGGGTCGACCTGGTCGAAGTGCTCGTTGTAGATGTCCCAGCCGCGCTTGAAGTTGACGACCGCGCGGTACACCGGGCCGTAGTCGTCGGTGATGTAGCCGTTGGTGGCCAGCACGTAGCTGCGGTGGATGATCATCAGGATCGCGATCGGCCAGAGAATCGACCGCAGCACCGTTGCGACGCTTGGGGCTGAGGTGCGGGGTGCAAACGCCTTCAGCAGGCCGGTTCTGATGGAGTCGGGAGCCGCCACCAGCGCACCGTACACCGACAGTCCGAGCGGTCCGTGTCAGGCAGGGCAGTACGTGTCGGTCGGCGGCAGGTTGCCGCTGTCCAGGTAGCCGATGATCGGCGGCAGCGCGCAGTCCGAATAGATGCTGGCACCATGCCCGATGCCCTGCCACATCACCCGCTTGCTGGTGGTGCCTGCGTTGATCACGGTCGCGGCGACGGCCGCCACGCCCTCGTTGCCGACGATCGGGTCGTTCTGCACACCGAGCAGCATCACGGGGATCTTCAGGTTCTTCGGATCCTGCGGCGCCGTTCCGCTCGGCCAGTTCAGGCACTTGACCAGGCTCAGCGCGCCGACGGCGCCGAACTGCGGGTACAGCTTGGGCCACGCGACCACGAGCTCGCGGACCCGGTCGGGTGTCGGTCTGTTCAGTGAGTCGCTGCAGCCGTTGACGAATTGTCCGTCGGTCTGGCGCATCGTCTCAGCGGCGGTGATCAGGTTGGTCATCTGGTTCGTGTTGCCGGTGCGAGCCGCGGCCACGGCCGCCGCCAGGTCGTTGCCGGCGTTGACGCGGTCGCCATGCGGGTAGGCCAGTGCCGTCGAGATCGCATCCGCCACCGACGACACCGACGCGCCCGCGGACCCGCTGCCGTTGCGCGCCGACGTCAGCAGCGCATCGATCGCTCCCTTCGGGTCGGGCGCGAGCGGGCAGTTGGTGGCCACGCACTGCGCGGACCACGCGTCGAGCGCCGCCTGCTCACCCTTGATGCGCTGTTCCATCGCGGCCTCGGCGGCGATGCCCAGCGGCAGCGGGGAGTCGAGTATCAGCCGGGCCACTTTGTTGGGGTGTGATCCGGCGTAGGCCAACGCGACCTGAGCGCCGTTGCCGATGCCGAGCAGTGCGAGCGTGGGCACATCCCACGTGCTGCGCAGCCGTTCGAGGTCCTCTGCGGCATGCCCGTTGTCGTAGGCCGAATCCCCGGGCGCGATGGTGTCAGTGCAGCTGGTGGTTGCCGTCTGCGTGATGGCGCCGAGGTTGGCGACGGGGTCATCGCCGGACTGGAACTGCGCCTGGTCGATCATCTCCTGGCGGTCGAACAGGTCGCGGCAGTCCAGCGCGCCCGACATGCCGGTGCCGCGGCGGTCGACCGCCACGATCGGATTCGTCTTGAGTACATCGGCGCCCGCCCGTGACAGCCACACCGGCAACTGCGTCGACGACGGCAGGTCCGATCCGGTGGTCATCACCAACGGCCCGGCGTCTTTGGGTGTCTGTGCCGACGTGGCCCTTACGACCCCGATGCTCACCGTTCCGGTGGCGCCGTTGATCGGATCGAGGTCGGCGTCGTAGCTGGCGCAGTCCAGCTTGACCCCGGGCAGCGGCGGTACGGCGGCGTCGTTGAACACGCGCGAGGTGCAGTCCCGCCAAGCCAGGTCGTTCTTCGGCGCCTCGATCGGTGGCGGTCCGGTCGGCGGTTTGGTGGTCTGCGGCGCGCCCTGCGGGCCAGCGCCGGAGTCGGTCGCGTACCGAGGATTGGCGGCCAGACCGGGCGCGCATGCAGCGACGAACGCCAAAACAGCTGCCAAGCTCAGGACTTTTGCGACCTGACGACGCCGATGCATGCTGACCAATGTACTGACGCCGTAGCTGCTGCTCGCGCATGCGCGCGTGGGCGACCTAGACACCCTTGACGTAGCGGCTGTATAAGTAGCCGTCGTCGTCGGTCAACAGGTGGGTGCGCCGCATCTTGGTGTGCACGCTGCCCATCCCGGTGACGATGCGTTTGGACCCGCCCCCGACGAGGATCGGCGCAATGGTCAGGCACAGCTCATCGAGCAGGCCGTCCTCGATCAGCGCGCCGAGCAATAGCGGGCCGCCTTCAGTTAGCACGCGGTAAAGCCCGCGATCGGCCAGGATTTTCAGGACCGTCGCATTGTCGACAGACTCGGGTTCAAGACCTGACGCGTCGATGACCTCGGCCACCGAGCCGAGTCGGCGTCGTGCGTCATCATGGAAGCGGCTGGTGGTCAGTATCAGCGGCGGCACCTCGGTGCGGGTGAACAGCAGTGCGTTCGGGTCGAGGTTGCCCGACCGGGTGACGACGGCGATGGCCGGCACCTCGGCCTGCCCGCGGTGCTGGCGGTCTTGCCGCGCGGCGACGGACAGCTGCGCGCCGGAGTAGTTCTCGATGCGCACGGTGGATGCGCCAACGAGGATCACGTCAGCAGCGTGACGCATCAGCGAAAACACCGCGCGGTCGCCCGCACCCGCAAGGCCGCCTGCCTTGCCGTCGTCGGTGGCGCCACCGTCCAGGCTGGCGATCATGTTGCCGCGCACCCAGCACGACTGCAGATCGTCGGGATAGGCGTACAAGTCGGCGAGCCGGCCGTCGTCCACTGAGTCGACGGACCCAAGCACTGTGAGCGGTATCCCGGCAGCGTCGTCAGGCATAGGGGAAATTGCAGCACGCCGCTAAGGTGCGTGCATGCACGGGTCCGGCGATGTCGCGCATCTGGTCGACCGGCAGCCCAGCGTCACCCCCGAGCGGCTGATCGCCCAGCTGATCCCACCGCCGACTTTCTCCGACGTCAGCTTCGAGACTTACCAGCCCGATCCGGCCGAGCCGACGCAGGCGGCCGCCGTGCAGTCGTGCCGACAGTTCTGCGAGCATGCCGTCGCGCGGCGGGCAGGCAAGAAGAAGTTGTTCGGCAGGCGCGAGGTCTTGCCCGGGGTGGGCATCTACCTCGACGGTGGGTTCGGCGTGGGCAAGACACATCTGCTCGCGTCGTCGTACTTTGCGCTGCCCGGGCCAAAGGCCTTCGCGACGTTCGGCGAAATGACCCAGCTGGCCGGGGTGTTCGGCTTCGTCGAATGCATCGAGCTGTTGGCTGACTACACCGCGGTCTGCATCGACGAATTCGAGCTGGACGATCCAGGCAACACCACGCTGATCTCGCGGCTGCTGTCCGAACTGGTCGCCCGCGGAGTGTCGGTGGCGGCGACATCGAATACGCTGCCCGATCAACTCGGTGAGGGCCGCTTCGCCGTGCAGGATTTTCTGCGTGAAATCCAGGCTCTGTCAAGCATTTTCACGTCGGTGCGGATCGACGGGCCAGACTACCGCCATCGCGATCTGCCGCCTGCGCCCGAACCGCCGAGCGATGACGAGGTGGCGACGCGTGCAGCCCAGATGCCCGGCGCGACGCTGGACGACTTCGACGCATTGTGCGCGCACCTGGCCACCATGCATCCGTCGCGCTATCTGACGTTGATCGAGGGAGTTACCGCGGTGTTCATCACCGGCGTGCATCCGATCGACGATCAAAACGTTGCGCTGCGATTGGTGTCGCTGACCGATCGGCTTTACGACGCGGGCATTCCGGTGGTGGCATCCGGGACCAAGCTGGACACCATCTTCTCCGCTGACATGTTGGCCGGTGGCTTCCGCAAGAAGTACCTGCGGGCGACGTCGCGGCTGTTGGCGCTGACGGCCGCAGGTCAGAGCGGGCGCACCATTACGTAGTCGTTTTCGATACCGGCGCCGAGCCGAAATGTCTTGGTGCCGTTGATCGTAAAGCCCTGCTTGGTGTAGAAGCGTTGGGCGCGAAGGTTGCGCTGATTGACACCCAGCCACACGCATTTGGCGCCCACATCGCTGGCGTATTGCAATGCCGCGGCCATCAGTGCCGCGGAGACGCCCGCGCCGTGACTGCCGGGCAGCACATAAATCTTGGACAACTCGATGGCGGGCCGCAGGGTGACCGCACCCTGGACATCGTCGTCGTCGGGCAACCCGCGAATCAGCATGGCGTAGCCCGTGATTCGGCCATCGTCGCGCGCGGCTAGCACCGCGCGGTCGGGATCGGCAAGATAGTCGGAAAAGCGCGCCTGCGACAGGTTCTCCTCGACGAACGCCGCGATGTTCTCCGGCGTCACCGACGGCGGACAAGCCAACGGAAAGGTGCGCGCGGCGACGTCGGTGAGTTCTGGCAGGTCGGCCTCGACGGCCGGGGTGACGGCAATGGCCACGGCTCTACGGTAGCGGTGCTCCTGGCTGCCAGATGTTCCACTGCGCCAGGTGCTCACCCGACTGGCGATCGAGCAGCACCACGTTCGTCACGAGTGCGCGATAGACCTGCCAGTACACGGCCCCGTTGACCGTTGCCCCCGCCGAGGCATTCACCAGCGCGGCCATCAGCTCGTCCGGGGCGTCGGTGTTCTTCGGCTGATAGGCGTCGGCATAGGGCGTCACGCCGTCGAACGCGAACGACTTGGCCATTGCGAAGGGCGTGGGCGCCTGAACGACGTGGATCGTCACCACTGCCTTCCACGGCCCGCCCTGGTTGATCCATCGCGGCGAACCGGTGGCCGCATACCCCGGCGGTGGGGGGTCGACTGGGAGCACATCGTGGACGGTGACGTCGGCGACGATGCCCTTGAATTCGACGCGCAGCGTATCGCCGAGATTGCCAATTGGCGTCCCCTCAGCCGACGAGGGTGGGGCGACGAAGCCGGCGACGGCCACCAGCAGCGCGATCAGGAGCACGAAGCAGCGGTGCATCCACGCATGATGGCACAAACTGAAACGTGTTACAGCAGGTTGGCTGTTAGGAAGCCGGTGGCCCGAAGCCGCCGACCTTCTCGATCCGGATGCGGGTGAGCAATCCCTCCGGCGCGTTCGGCGGCGGGAAGTGCTCGTCGCTGCCCAGCATCGTCTTGGCCAGCTTCTTCAGCAGCGCGGGCGCGCCGCCCTCCTCGATTCGGGCCGTCCCGGTGATCGCGAGGTAGGGCGTCTGCTGCTGCGGATGCTTCGTCGACAGGATCGTGACGGCGACGCGCGGGTCTCGGCGGATGTTGCGGGTCTTCTGGTACTCGGCCAGATGCGCGGAGACGAGTTCGTCGCCGTCGGGCGTCGACTCCAGCGCCACCCAGACGACGGTCACCTGCGGACTGCCGTCGGGGTTGATGGTCACCAGCGTCGCGTCGGTGCCTTCGCCGATGAGCTCGCGAGCGGCGTCGTTGAGTTTCATGTTCCAGTTCTACCGCTGCGCCCGCAGATAAATTCCCGCTTTCAGGCGGCCTCAAGGTTCAACAGCGTCGATTTGGCCAGCGGCCCGCCGACGTACTGGCCCGTCGATCCGTCGGACCGCACGACGCGGTGGCACGGAATCACGACCGGTAGCGGATTGTGGGCGCAGGCCGTGCCGACGGCCCGAACCGCCCGCGGGCTTCCGATCGCGGCAGCGACGGTCGCATAGCTTTCGCGGTGGCCATAGCCGATCTCGCGCAGATGCTCGATGACGTTGCGGCGGAAGCCTTCCGCGAGCCGAAGGTCGACCGGAACCTCAAAGGTGGTGCGGCGCTTGGCGAAATACTCGTCGATCTGTCGCGCCGCGGCATCCAGTCGTGCCGGCGCGCGCAGCACGCGGGGGCTGATGCGGTCGGCCAGGCCCGCGAGCACCGCGTCGTGGCCCTCGACGTCGTAGGCCACCCGGACCAGTCCTGCGGTCGTGGCCGCCAGCAGGAGCGTGCCGACTGGCGTGTCGATGGTGCGATAGGCGACGTCGAGCACATCGGCGACCTCGGCGGCGCGTTCCAGTCGCTCATGGAGCCGCGTCAGTGCGCCGTCGTCGGCGTCGATTTCGTCAAAAATGTTGGTATTCATCCTGTTTCGTCCTCACGATAGTACTTGCGCAAAGTCTTGAGTCCGTCTGCGGCGGCGCGGCGCGCGGCGTCGGGGGAGTTGCCGAGCAGGTCGGCGATCTCGGCGAACGGCAGCCCCGCGAGGTGGCGGTAGGCCACCGCCTGGCGTTGTTTGGTCGGCAGCCGCTGCAGTGCGGTCCACAGATCGGGGTCACGCGCTGCAGGGTCGGCATGGGTGGCGGGTCGCTCGGGCATCGTGTCGGTCGGCACGGCGCGTCGCGCTCGGGCGCGTCCGACGTCGATAGCGCGGCGGTGGGCGATCGTGACCAGCCACGCCTCGACGTTGGCGTCGGCGGGCAGGTCGGGATAGGCCCGCAACGCCGATAGAAACGTTTCGGACCAGGCGTCCTCGGCGTCGACCGGGCCGACGACGCCACGGCACACCCGCAGCACCGTCGCGCCGTGTTCGGCCACTACGTCCTCGAACGGTCGCACCTTCACATCATGCAGACGCCGCGGCGATCAGTTCTGTGAGATCAGGCTTTGGAATACGCCTCGAGTGCCGCGACGAGTTCGCGCTCGAAGCGGTCCTTGTCGACACCGAGGCGGTGCAGCGTGCCGTCCTCGTCTTCGGCCTCATAGAGCGCCAGCAGGAGGTGTTCGGTGCCGACGTAGTTGTGCCCGAGCCGAAGTGCTTGTCGGAAGGTCAATTCGAGCGCCTTCTTGGCGGCAGTGTTGAACGGGATCAGTGTGGGCCTGTCGTCGACGCGCGGCGGCAGCGTGATGGCCTTGGTCACCTTGTCGGCATTGAGTCCTTGACCGGCGAGCAGCTTGGCGGCCAGGCCGTCCGGGTCGGAGACCAGCCCGAGAACCAAGTGGTCCGGCGTGATTTCGTTGTTGCCGGCCTCGCCGGCTTTGTTCTGCGCGACGAAGACGACGTTGCGTGCTCGGGGAGTGAACCGGGCGAAGCCCGCCTGGGGATCGAGTGCCGCGTCCGCCTTGGGCACGAACCGCTTTTGTGCGGCCTGCTTGGTAACGCCCATGCACTTGCCGATCTCGGTCCACGAGGCCCCTGATTTGCGGGATTGGTCCACGAAATGGCCGATGAGATGATCGGCGACTTCGCCGAGCGTTTCGGCGGCGAGCACCGCGTCGGTGAGCTGCTCCAGCGGTTCCTCGTGCACCTGCTTGATCACGGTGATCAGGTCGTCGAGGCGGACGGGGTAGGAGATCTTGGCGGGCTCGGTCATGGCGTCAACTCTAGGTTGACGCGCTGAATTCGTCAACCGTCGGTTGACGCTTTATGCGCGTGGGTAACCGCGGCGCACCGTGCGGTCGAGGATGCCCAGGGTGGCGCGCAGCGCGCTTTCCGGCACTACCGGGAAGATGTTGGCCTCGCGCCACTGCGGATCGATGTCAGACCAGTCGTAGAAGGACGTGACGAGGGTGCCGCCGTCTGTCGGCTCGAGCCGATAGCCGTAAATGTGCCCGATCTGAGGCCGGATCCGGCCGAGGATGGTCCACGCGATCAGCCGGTCCTTTTCGAACTCGCGGATGGTGACGGTCACGTCGTAGCGGCCCATCGGAAAGTCGTTGAGCGACTCGCGATCCATGTGCACGACGAAGCTGTCGCCGACGGCTTGGGCGGGGTCTCCTTCGGCGTCCTGCAGCATGCCGCTGGCGTCGATGGCGACGTGGCCCTGTGGGTCACACAGTACGGCGAAGATGTCGGCGGCCGGTGCGTCAATGGTGCGCTGGACTTCGATGCGTTCGGTCATGGGCCAGATCGTGTCAGGGCGCAGACCTGTGCCGGGGCGGTTTGAGTTCTTGAGCGCCGGGTATGTGACCGGCTAATGCGGAACTATGTCGAAACCTCTGCTGCGCAACCCAGGACGTTGCGCCGGGCAATCAC from Mycobacterium sp. JS623 encodes:
- a CDS encoding oxidoreductase family protein — translated: MPRIPVDPQSVTPTWLSEALQADVRGCEIKQIAIGVGLLGRLFRVHLRGGPDVPASVIVKLPTLDNQVRLKICEAADFYLREVRFYEQVGIANPLPPARPHFAAFDEATHDFVLVLEDLGRLRLADQTVGCSAADAEIVIDAIARHHAYWWANDRLASLRWLTPYSTPPFPDVAIGNYTAGWPVFLERLGSDLSPTLRDYGERLPSLMPWLLTELTRPPHTFLHGDLRLDQLFFAVDGGDPPVTALDWQITARGRGAYDVGYFLSQSLTAETRRSCEDRLLERYAERLSEHGIDYPREQLRRDYRLTMAWCFGYPVIGAGRIDVANDRQLDLLRVMLDRAATAIEDHDAIALRPD
- the aftC gene encoding arabinofuranan 3-O-arabinosyltransferase, which translates into the protein MYGALVAAPDSIRTGLLKAFAPRTSAPSVATVLRSILWPIAILMIIHRSYVLATNGYITDDYGPVYRAVVNFKRGWDIYNEHFDQVDPHYLYPPGGTLIMAPFGYLPVDASRYWFITFNTIAIVIAAVLLVQLFKFSWTSVALPALLVAMFCTESVVNTLVFGNINGCILLLEVLFFRWLLDGKVNHQWWAGVAIGLSLVVKPLLGPLLLLPLLNRQWRALVTAVVVPVVFNVIGWFMVSDPMNFVRGTIPYIFSIRDYFNSSIQGNGIYYGLPGWLIFLLRIAFLALAIASLWLLYRYYRARDPLFWMATSSGVLLIASYLVLSLGQGYYSMMLFPFLMTVVLPNSVIRNWPAWLAIYGFMSADRWLLGHWPTTGRFLEYMKFTYGWCLMLIVVFCVLYFRYLDAKADGRLDDGIDPTWVTPKEPVPA
- a CDS encoding alpha/beta hydrolase encodes the protein MHRRRQVAKVLSLAAVLAFVAACAPGLAANPRYATDSGAGPQGAPQTTKPPTGPPPIEAPKNDLAWRDCTSRVFNDAAVPPLPGVKLDCASYDADLDPINGATGTVSIGVVRATSAQTPKDAGPLVMTTGSDLPSSTQLPVWLSRAGADVLKTNPIVAVDRRGTGMSGALDCRDLFDRQEMIDQAQFQSGDDPVANLGAITQTATTSCTDTIAPGDSAYDNGHAAEDLERLRSTWDVPTLALLGIGNGAQVALAYAGSHPNKVARLILDSPLPLGIAAEAAMEQRIKGEQAALDAWSAQCVATNCPLAPDPKGAIDALLTSARNGSGSAGASVSSVADAISTALAYPHGDRVNAGNDLAAAVAAARTGNTNQMTNLITAAETMRQTDGQFVNGCSDSLNRPTPDRVRELVVAWPKLYPQFGAVGALSLVKCLNWPSGTAPQDPKNLKIPVMLLGVQNDPIVGNEGVAAVAATVINAGTTSKRVMWQGIGHGASIYSDCALPPIIGYLDSGNLPPTDTYCPA
- a CDS encoding pyrimidine reductase family protein, encoding MPDDAAGIPLTVLGSVDSVDDGRLADLYAYPDDLQSCWVRGNMIASLDGGATDDGKAGGLAGAGDRAVFSLMRHAADVILVGASTVRIENYSGAQLSVAARQDRQHRGQAEVPAIAVVTRSGNLDPNALLFTRTEVPPLILTTSRFHDDARRRLGSVAEVIDASGLEPESVDNATVLKILADRGLYRVLTEGGPLLLGALIEDGLLDELCLTIAPILVGGGSKRIVTGMGSVHTKMRRTHLLTDDDGYLYSRYVKGV
- the zapE gene encoding cell division protein ZapE, whose protein sequence is MHGSGDVAHLVDRQPSVTPERLIAQLIPPPTFSDVSFETYQPDPAEPTQAAAVQSCRQFCEHAVARRAGKKKLFGRREVLPGVGIYLDGGFGVGKTHLLASSYFALPGPKAFATFGEMTQLAGVFGFVECIELLADYTAVCIDEFELDDPGNTTLISRLLSELVARGVSVAATSNTLPDQLGEGRFAVQDFLREIQALSSIFTSVRIDGPDYRHRDLPPAPEPPSDDEVATRAAQMPGATLDDFDALCAHLATMHPSRYLTLIEGVTAVFITGVHPIDDQNVALRLVSLTDRLYDAGIPVVASGTKLDTIFSADMLAGGFRKKYLRATSRLLALTAAGQSGRTIT
- a CDS encoding GNAT family N-acetyltransferase; translation: MAIAVTPAVEADLPELTDVAARTFPLACPPSVTPENIAAFVEENLSQARFSDYLADPDRAVLAARDDGRITGYAMLIRGLPDDDDVQGAVTLRPAIELSKIYVLPGSHGAGVSAALMAAALQYASDVGAKCVWLGVNQRNLRAQRFYTKQGFTINGTKTFRLGAGIENDYVMVRPL
- a CDS encoding PPOX class F420-dependent oxidoreductase, translated to MKLNDAARELIGEGTDATLVTINPDGSPQVTVVWVALESTPDGDELVSAHLAEYQKTRNIRRDPRVAVTILSTKHPQQQTPYLAITGTARIEEGGAPALLKKLAKTMLGSDEHFPPPNAPEGLLTRIRIEKVGGFGPPAS
- a CDS encoding methylated-DNA--[protein]-cysteine S-methyltransferase — its product is MNTNIFDEIDADDGALTRLHERLERAAEVADVLDVAYRTIDTPVGTLLLAATTAGLVRVAYDVEGHDAVLAGLADRISPRVLRAPARLDAAARQIDEYFAKRRTTFEVPVDLRLAEGFRRNVIEHLREIGYGHRESYATVAAAIGSPRAVRAVGTACAHNPLPVVIPCHRVVRSDGSTGQYVGGPLAKSTLLNLEAA
- a CDS encoding RNA polymerase sigma factor, with product MKVRPFEDVVAEHGATVLRVCRGVVGPVDAEDAWSETFLSALRAYPDLPADANVEAWLVTIAHRRAIDVGRARARRAVPTDTMPERPATHADPAARDPDLWTALQRLPTKQRQAVAYRHLAGLPFAEIADLLGNSPDAARRAAADGLKTLRKYYREDETG
- a CDS encoding Clp protease N-terminal domain-containing protein, with protein sequence MTEPAKISYPVRLDDLITVIKQVHEEPLEQLTDAVLAAETLGEVADHLIGHFVDQSRKSGASWTEIGKCMGVTKQAAQKRFVPKADAALDPQAGFARFTPRARNVVFVAQNKAGEAGNNEITPDHLVLGLVSDPDGLAAKLLAGQGLNADKVTKAITLPPRVDDRPTLIPFNTAAKKALELTFRQALRLGHNYVGTEHLLLALYEAEDEDGTLHRLGVDKDRFERELVAALEAYSKA